One Euphorbia lathyris chromosome 1, ddEupLath1.1, whole genome shotgun sequence DNA segment encodes these proteins:
- the LOC136210925 gene encoding polyadenylate-binding protein-interacting protein 11 isoform X1 → MAVVENAVADLGLGVGSSSSSSLDSTVSSSANDQDQSNHNHNHHARSGIDNGASVQPLYMVQPQSNGNTQQQPPPPPPPPQNLQVGHHFPSHHQRSSTVGADLQRNGDVGDTYKRDIRELQELFSKLNPMAEEFVPPSLANNNGNHPGLNGLNLGFFINNTDSYMNLNGARNGQLNGNAGRRKKNFNQGKRRLNSRTTMAQREDIIRRTVYVSDIDQQVTEEQLAALFIGCGQVVDCRICGDPNSVLRFAFIEFTDEEGARTALNLAGTMLGFYPVRVLPSKTAIAPVNPTFLPRTDDEREMCTRTIYCTNIDKKVTQADVKLFFESVCGEVYRLRLLGDYHHSTRIAFVEFVMAESAIAALNCSGVVLGSLPIRVSPSKTPVRPRAPRLPGH, encoded by the exons ATGGCTGTTGTAGAGAATGCGGTTGCAGATTTGGGGTTAGGTGTGGGTTCGAGCTCATCATCAAGTCTAGATTCGACTGTATCGTCTTCAGCCAACGATCAGGACCAGTCCAATCACAATCACAACCACCACGCACGGTCTGGCATCGACAACGGTGCCTCCGTTCAGCCTCTCTACATGGTTCAACCCCAGTCCAACGGCAACACCCAACAGCagccgccgccgccgccgccgccacCTCAGAATCTGCAGGTGGGCCATCATTTCCCTTCTCATCATCAGCGATCCAGCACCGTCGGAGCTGATTTGCAGAGAAATGGAGATGTTGGAGACACCTATAAGAGGGACATACGAGAGCTGCAGGAATTATTCTCTAAGCTAAACCCCATGGCTGAGGAATTTGTTCCCCCTTCGCTTGCTAACAACAACGGGAATCATCCTGGACTTAACGGACTCAATTTGGGGTTTTTTATTAACAATACTGACTCATATATGAACCTCAACGGAGCTAGAAATGGACAGCTTAATGGAAATGCTGGTCGAAGG AAGAAAAACTTCAATCAAGGAAAACGGAGGTTGAACAGCAGGACTACTATGGCTCAGAGAGAGGATATAATTCGCAGGACTGTATATGTTTCTGACATTGATCAACAA GTGACTGAAGAGCAGCTTGCCGCTCTATTTATTGGCTGTGGGCAG GTGGTGGACTGCCGTATATGTGGTGATCCCAACTCTGTACTTCGTTTTGCATTTATTGAGTTCACTGATGAGG AAGGTGCACGAACTGCTTTGAATCTGGCTGGCACAATGCTTGGATTCTACCCTGTTAGGGTGCTGCCTTCAAAAACAGCCATTGCTCCAGTTAATCCAACCTTTTTGCCTAGG ACTGATGATGAGCGTGAAATGTGCACAAGAACTATCTACTGCACAAACATTGATAAAAAG GTTACTCAAGCAGATGTTAAACTCTTCTTTGAGTCAGTCTGTGGAGAG GTTTACCGCTTGAGGTTGCTGGGGGATTATCATCATTCTACTCGTATTGCTTTTGTGGAGTTTGTGATG
- the LOC136210925 gene encoding polyadenylate-binding protein-interacting protein 11 isoform X2 yields MAVVENAVADLGLGVGSSSSSSLDSTVSSSANDQDQSNHNHNHHARSGIDNGASVQPLYMVQPQSNGNTQQQPPPPPPPPQNLQVGHHFPSHHQRSSTVGADLQRNGDVGDTYKRDIRELQELFSKLNPMAEEFVPPSLANNNGNHPGLNGLNLGFFINNTDSYMNLNGARNGQLNGNAGRRKNFNQGKRRLNSRTTMAQREDIIRRTVYVSDIDQQVTEEQLAALFIGCGQVVDCRICGDPNSVLRFAFIEFTDEEGARTALNLAGTMLGFYPVRVLPSKTAIAPVNPTFLPRTDDEREMCTRTIYCTNIDKKVTQADVKLFFESVCGEVYRLRLLGDYHHSTRIAFVEFVMAESAIAALNCSGVVLGSLPIRVSPSKTPVRPRAPRLPGH; encoded by the exons ATGGCTGTTGTAGAGAATGCGGTTGCAGATTTGGGGTTAGGTGTGGGTTCGAGCTCATCATCAAGTCTAGATTCGACTGTATCGTCTTCAGCCAACGATCAGGACCAGTCCAATCACAATCACAACCACCACGCACGGTCTGGCATCGACAACGGTGCCTCCGTTCAGCCTCTCTACATGGTTCAACCCCAGTCCAACGGCAACACCCAACAGCagccgccgccgccgccgccgccacCTCAGAATCTGCAGGTGGGCCATCATTTCCCTTCTCATCATCAGCGATCCAGCACCGTCGGAGCTGATTTGCAGAGAAATGGAGATGTTGGAGACACCTATAAGAGGGACATACGAGAGCTGCAGGAATTATTCTCTAAGCTAAACCCCATGGCTGAGGAATTTGTTCCCCCTTCGCTTGCTAACAACAACGGGAATCATCCTGGACTTAACGGACTCAATTTGGGGTTTTTTATTAACAATACTGACTCATATATGAACCTCAACGGAGCTAGAAATGGACAGCTTAATGGAAATGCTGGTCGAAGG AAAAACTTCAATCAAGGAAAACGGAGGTTGAACAGCAGGACTACTATGGCTCAGAGAGAGGATATAATTCGCAGGACTGTATATGTTTCTGACATTGATCAACAA GTGACTGAAGAGCAGCTTGCCGCTCTATTTATTGGCTGTGGGCAG GTGGTGGACTGCCGTATATGTGGTGATCCCAACTCTGTACTTCGTTTTGCATTTATTGAGTTCACTGATGAGG AAGGTGCACGAACTGCTTTGAATCTGGCTGGCACAATGCTTGGATTCTACCCTGTTAGGGTGCTGCCTTCAAAAACAGCCATTGCTCCAGTTAATCCAACCTTTTTGCCTAGG ACTGATGATGAGCGTGAAATGTGCACAAGAACTATCTACTGCACAAACATTGATAAAAAG GTTACTCAAGCAGATGTTAAACTCTTCTTTGAGTCAGTCTGTGGAGAG GTTTACCGCTTGAGGTTGCTGGGGGATTATCATCATTCTACTCGTATTGCTTTTGTGGAGTTTGTGATG